Proteins co-encoded in one Burkholderia ambifaria AMMD genomic window:
- a CDS encoding LysR family transcriptional regulator, which translates to MELRQLRYFVAVAEELHFGRAAKRLFISQPALSFDIRKFEEALGVQLFSRTNKTVALTNAGAVLLGEARRLLLQASEAERLTVRSASGLAGRLRIGFVHSMLYRGLPDAVQRFEADYPGVEIVLSEMNTHAQVQAVQRGQIDLGYAHWGHCPPEVESTPVYTEPFVCCLPAAHPLARRRQVALAALAAEPFILFPRDAAPHYHDLIIAQCVNAGFSPLIRHEARLWQTILSMIEFGMGIALVPRVLQQVKSDRLAFRPLKDASLESRTLELKRSGTAEPVALRFADYVRASIDALPALAG; encoded by the coding sequence ATGGAACTGCGGCAGTTGCGCTACTTCGTGGCGGTCGCCGAGGAACTGCATTTCGGGCGCGCGGCGAAGCGCCTGTTCATCTCGCAGCCGGCGCTGAGCTTCGACATCCGCAAGTTCGAGGAAGCGCTCGGCGTGCAGCTCTTTTCACGCACCAACAAGACAGTGGCGCTGACCAACGCGGGCGCGGTGCTGCTCGGCGAAGCGCGCCGGCTGCTGCTGCAGGCGAGCGAGGCCGAGCGTCTCACGGTGCGCTCGGCGTCCGGTCTCGCGGGTCGCCTGCGGATCGGCTTCGTCCATTCGATGCTGTATCGCGGGCTGCCCGATGCGGTGCAGCGCTTCGAGGCCGACTATCCGGGCGTGGAAATCGTGCTGAGCGAGATGAACACGCACGCGCAGGTGCAGGCGGTCCAGCGCGGCCAGATCGATCTCGGTTACGCGCACTGGGGCCACTGCCCGCCCGAGGTCGAATCGACGCCCGTCTACACGGAACCGTTCGTGTGCTGCCTGCCGGCCGCGCATCCGCTCGCGCGGCGGCGGCAGGTCGCGCTCGCCGCGCTGGCCGCGGAACCGTTCATCCTGTTTCCGCGCGACGCGGCGCCGCACTATCACGACCTGATCATCGCGCAATGCGTGAACGCGGGATTCAGCCCGCTGATCCGTCACGAGGCGCGGCTGTGGCAGACGATCCTGTCGATGATCGAGTTCGGGATGGGCATCGCGCTGGTGCCGCGCGTGCTGCAGCAGGTGAAGAGCGACCGGCTCGCGTTCCGGCCGCTGAAGGATGCGTCGCTCGAATCGCGCACGCTGGAACTGAAGCGCAGCGGCACCGCCGAACCGGTCGCGCTGCGCTTCGCCGACTACGTGCGCGCGTCGATCGACGCGCTGCCGGCGCTCGCGGGCTGA
- a CDS encoding aspartate aminotransferase family protein has translation MTDRNEAFPPHSTAEYRALDAAHHIHPFSDMGALNRAGSRVIVKADGVYLWDSDGNKVIDGMAGLWCVNVGYGRKELADAAYRQLQELPFYNTFFKTTHPPVIELSTLLAELTPAGFNHFFYCNSGSEGNDTVLRVVHQYWRVQGKPQKKYVISRKNGYHGSTIAGGTLGGMGYMHEQMPSKVEHIVHIDQPYFFGEAQAGETPEAFGLARAQQLEAKILELGAENVAAFIGEPFQGAGGVIFPPSTYWPEIQRICRKYDILLVADEVIGGFGRTGEWFAHQHFGFEPDLITMAKGLTSGYVPMGAVGIHERIARPIIDNGEFNHGLTYSGHPVAAAVAVANLKLLRDEGIVERVKRDIGPYFQRRLREALGDHPIVGEIAGAGLVAGVQLARDRSRRERFGADVGIGTICRDFCFNGNLIMRATGDRMLLSPPLVIREAEVDEIVDKARRAFDATAERVK, from the coding sequence ATGACCGATCGAAACGAAGCCTTCCCGCCGCACTCGACCGCCGAATACCGCGCGCTCGACGCCGCGCACCACATTCACCCGTTCTCGGACATGGGCGCGCTCAATCGCGCGGGCAGCCGCGTGATCGTGAAGGCCGACGGCGTCTACCTGTGGGACTCTGACGGCAACAAGGTGATCGACGGAATGGCCGGCCTCTGGTGCGTAAACGTCGGCTACGGCCGCAAGGAACTCGCCGACGCCGCGTATCGCCAGCTGCAGGAACTGCCGTTCTACAACACGTTCTTCAAGACCACGCACCCGCCGGTGATCGAGCTGTCGACGCTGCTCGCCGAGCTCACGCCCGCGGGCTTCAATCACTTCTTCTATTGCAACAGCGGCTCGGAAGGCAACGACACCGTGCTGCGCGTCGTGCATCAGTACTGGCGCGTGCAGGGCAAGCCGCAGAAGAAATACGTGATCTCGCGCAAGAACGGTTACCACGGCTCGACGATCGCGGGCGGCACGCTCGGCGGCATGGGCTATATGCACGAGCAGATGCCGTCGAAGGTCGAGCACATCGTGCACATCGACCAGCCGTATTTCTTCGGCGAAGCGCAAGCCGGCGAGACGCCCGAAGCGTTCGGCCTCGCCCGCGCGCAGCAGCTCGAGGCGAAGATCCTCGAGCTCGGTGCGGAGAACGTCGCCGCGTTCATCGGCGAGCCGTTCCAGGGCGCGGGCGGCGTGATCTTCCCCCCGTCGACGTACTGGCCGGAAATCCAGCGGATCTGCCGCAAGTACGACATCCTGCTCGTCGCCGACGAAGTGATCGGTGGCTTCGGGCGCACCGGCGAATGGTTCGCGCACCAGCACTTCGGCTTCGAGCCGGACCTGATCACGATGGCCAAGGGCCTCACGTCGGGTTATGTGCCGATGGGTGCGGTCGGCATTCACGAGCGCATCGCGCGCCCGATCATCGACAACGGCGAATTCAATCACGGCCTCACCTACTCGGGGCATCCGGTGGCGGCAGCCGTCGCGGTCGCGAACCTGAAGTTGCTGCGCGACGAAGGGATCGTCGAGCGCGTGAAGCGCGACATCGGGCCGTATTTCCAGCGCCGGCTGCGGGAAGCGCTCGGCGATCATCCGATCGTCGGCGAGATCGCGGGAGCGGGGCTGGTCGCGGGCGTTCAGCTGGCGCGTGACCGGAGCCGGCGCGAGCGATTCGGCGCCGATGTCGGTATCGGCACGATCTGCCGCGACTTCTGTTTCAACGGCAACCTGATCATGCGCGCGACCGGTGATCGGATGCTGCTGTCGCCGCCGCTCGTGATCCGGGAGGCGGAAGTCGACGAGATCGTCGACAAGGCGCGGCGTGCGTTTGATGCGACGGCGGAGCGGGTGAAGTGA
- a CDS encoding glutamine synthetase family protein → MQPELSEFLRQHRITEVEAIIPDMAGIARGKIIPRNKFESGESMRLPQAVMVQTVTGDYPEDGTLTGVTDPDMVCVPDPSTICLVPWAVDPTAQVIHDCVHFDGSPVEISPRYVLRRVLDLYKAKGWQPVVAPELEFYLVDMNADPDLPLRPPIGRTGRAETGRQSYSIEAVNEFDPLFEDIYEYCEMQGLDIETLIHEVGAAQMEINFVHGDALSLADQVFLFKRTVREAALRHNMYATFMAKPMEGEPGSAMHIHQSLADVHTGRNLFAEEGGVVSPMFHSYLAGLQKYTPALMPIFAPYINSYRRLSRFMAAPINVQWGYDNRTVGFRIPQSTPVARRIENRIPGVDCNPYLAFAATLAAGYLGLTQQLAPTEPIASDGYDLPYQLPRNLEEGISLMAACTPLAGILGDKFVKAYLALKETEYEAFFRVISSWERRHLLLHV, encoded by the coding sequence ATGCAACCCGAACTGAGCGAATTCCTGCGTCAGCACCGCATCACGGAAGTCGAGGCGATCATTCCCGACATGGCCGGTATCGCGCGCGGCAAGATCATTCCGCGCAACAAATTCGAATCCGGCGAATCGATGCGCCTGCCTCAGGCCGTGATGGTGCAGACCGTCACCGGCGACTATCCGGAGGACGGCACGCTGACCGGCGTGACTGATCCCGACATGGTGTGCGTGCCCGATCCATCGACGATCTGCCTGGTTCCGTGGGCCGTCGATCCGACCGCGCAGGTGATCCACGATTGCGTGCATTTCGATGGCTCGCCGGTCGAGATCTCGCCGCGCTACGTGCTGCGCCGCGTGCTCGACCTGTACAAGGCGAAGGGCTGGCAGCCCGTCGTCGCGCCCGAGCTCGAGTTCTACCTGGTCGACATGAACGCGGATCCCGACCTGCCGCTGCGTCCGCCGATCGGGCGCACCGGCCGCGCGGAAACCGGCCGGCAGTCGTATTCGATCGAGGCGGTCAACGAGTTCGATCCGCTGTTCGAGGACATCTACGAATACTGCGAGATGCAGGGGCTCGACATCGAGACGCTGATCCACGAAGTCGGCGCCGCGCAGATGGAGATCAACTTCGTGCACGGCGACGCGCTGTCGCTGGCCGACCAGGTGTTCCTGTTCAAGCGCACGGTGCGCGAGGCGGCGCTGCGGCACAACATGTACGCGACGTTCATGGCCAAGCCGATGGAAGGCGAGCCCGGCTCCGCGATGCACATCCACCAGAGCCTCGCCGATGTGCACACCGGTCGCAACCTGTTCGCCGAAGAGGGCGGGGTCGTGTCGCCGATGTTCCACAGCTATCTCGCGGGACTGCAGAAGTACACGCCCGCGCTGATGCCGATCTTCGCGCCGTACATCAACTCGTATCGCCGGCTGTCGCGCTTCATGGCCGCGCCGATCAACGTGCAGTGGGGCTACGACAACCGCACGGTCGGCTTCCGCATCCCGCAGTCGACGCCGGTCGCGCGGCGCATCGAGAACCGGATTCCGGGCGTCGACTGCAACCCGTACCTCGCGTTCGCGGCGACGCTCGCGGCCGGCTATCTCGGCCTCACCCAGCAGCTCGCGCCGACCGAACCGATCGCGTCCGACGGCTACGACCTGCCGTACCAGTTGCCGCGCAATCTCGAGGAGGGCATCTCGCTGATGGCCGCGTGCACGCCGCTCGCCGGCATTCTCGGCGACAAGTTCGTGAAGGCGTACCTGGCGCTGAAGGAAACCGAATACGAAGCGTTCTTCCGCGTGATCAGCTCGTGGGAACGCCGCCATCTGCTGCTGCACGTGTGA
- a CDS encoding gamma-glutamyl-gamma-aminobutyrate hydrolase family protein gives MRARPIVAVTADRILRGAHPNHTAGEKYLVALVDGAGALAFVLPALGARQPVDAIVASVDGLLLTGSYSNVEPHHYGGPASTPDTLHDPARDATALPLIRAAIDAGVPVLAICRGMQELNVAYGGTLHQRLHASPGFHDHRERDGDPLERQYGPAHRIQLAPGGLLQRIARGAHDAMVNSLHDQGIARLGAGLAVEASAPDGLIEAVSVRGARAFALGVQWHPEWRFAEQPLSRDIFAAFGAACRARMTHRIRAAGGTMPSPAASDID, from the coding sequence ATGCGCGCGCGCCCGATCGTAGCCGTTACCGCCGACCGCATCCTGCGCGGCGCCCATCCGAACCACACGGCCGGCGAGAAGTATCTCGTCGCGCTGGTCGACGGCGCCGGCGCGCTGGCGTTCGTGCTGCCCGCGCTGGGTGCGCGGCAGCCGGTCGACGCGATCGTCGCATCCGTCGACGGGCTGCTGCTGACGGGCAGCTATTCGAACGTCGAGCCGCATCACTACGGCGGCCCGGCGAGTACGCCCGACACGCTGCACGACCCCGCGCGCGATGCGACCGCGCTGCCGCTGATCCGCGCGGCGATCGATGCCGGCGTGCCGGTGCTCGCGATCTGCCGCGGCATGCAGGAGCTGAACGTCGCGTACGGCGGCACGCTGCATCAGCGGCTGCATGCGAGCCCCGGTTTCCATGACCATCGCGAGCGCGACGGCGATCCGCTCGAGCGACAGTACGGCCCCGCCCATCGCATCCAGCTTGCGCCGGGCGGCCTGCTGCAACGGATCGCGCGCGGCGCGCACGACGCGATGGTCAATTCGCTGCACGACCAGGGCATCGCGCGGCTTGGCGCGGGGCTCGCGGTCGAAGCGAGCGCGCCCGACGGGCTGATCGAGGCCGTCAGCGTGCGCGGCGCGCGCGCGTTCGCGCTCGGCGTGCAGTGGCATCCCGAATGGCGCTTCGCGGAACAGCCGCTGTCGCGCGACATCTTCGCGGCATTCGGCGCGGCGTGCCGCGCGCGCATGACCCACCGCATTCGTGCGGCCGGCGGCACCATGCCGTCGCCGGCCGCATCCGACATCGACTGA
- the hutG gene encoding N-formylglutamate deformylase: MTEQPAVFTLKQGALPLLISIPHAGTHIPDDIAATMTPDARFVDDCDWHLERLYGFAATLGASILVPSHARYVVDLNRPPDNENLYPGQDTTGLVPVDTFDKAPLYPPNALPGNDEIMRRRDRYWRPYHDALQGEIARLKREHGRVLVWEAHSIRSHVPRFFEGRLPDFNFGTSSGASAAPGLAEALAACVNAHGGYTAVANGRFKGGYITRHYGVPATGVEAVQLELSQITYMEETRPYAYDEARAARIVPLLQTLVETALAHR; this comes from the coding sequence ATGACTGAACAACCGGCTGTATTCACGCTGAAGCAGGGCGCGCTGCCGCTGCTGATCTCGATCCCGCACGCAGGCACCCACATCCCCGACGACATCGCCGCGACGATGACGCCCGACGCGCGCTTCGTCGACGATTGCGACTGGCATCTCGAGCGGCTGTACGGGTTTGCGGCGACGCTCGGCGCATCGATCCTCGTGCCGTCGCACGCGCGTTACGTCGTCGACCTGAACCGTCCGCCCGACAACGAGAACCTGTACCCGGGGCAGGATACGACCGGGCTCGTGCCGGTCGACACGTTCGACAAGGCGCCGCTGTATCCGCCGAACGCGCTGCCCGGCAACGACGAGATCATGCGCCGCCGCGACCGCTACTGGCGCCCGTATCACGACGCGCTGCAAGGCGAGATCGCGCGCCTGAAGCGCGAGCATGGCCGCGTGCTCGTGTGGGAAGCGCACTCGATCCGCTCGCACGTGCCGCGTTTCTTCGAAGGCCGCCTGCCGGACTTCAACTTCGGCACGTCGAGCGGCGCGAGCGCCGCGCCCGGCCTCGCCGAGGCGCTGGCCGCATGCGTGAACGCGCACGGTGGTTATACGGCGGTCGCGAACGGGCGGTTCAAGGGCGGCTACATCACGCGTCACTACGGCGTGCCGGCCACCGGCGTCGAAGCCGTGCAGCTCGAACTGTCGCAGATCACCTACATGGAAGAGACGCGTCCGTACGCATACGACGAAGCGCGCGCCGCGCGGATCGTGCCGCTGCTGCAGACGCTCGTCGAAACCGCGCTCGCGCATCGCTGA
- a CDS encoding formimidoylglutamate deiminase, translating to MTEMTLFADHAYLPDGWRRNVLLRWDAAGTLTDVTPDTDAPAGVARAAGPVLPGMPNLHSHAFQRAMAGLTEYRANPADSFWSWRDLMYRFALKITPDALAAIARWLYVEMLKCGYTSVCEFHYVHHAQDGSRYPQLAELGTRVIDAARSAGIGITMLPVSYQFAGFGNKPPRDDQRRFINTPDGLLELLDAMRRVAPEHGGLRYGVAPHSLRAVSENGLRVLLDGLPDDAPVHIHIAEQTAEVDDCVRAYGARPVQWLLDRFDVNARWCLVHATHVDAAETAALAKRRAVAGLCLTTEANLGDGVFPAVDYLAQGGVIGVGSDSHASVDWRSELRLLEYGQRLVHRARNVLASDTQAHVADRLFDASLMGGAQASGRRIGALREGCRADWLVLDPDHPAIAEHGSAAWLSGAVFAEHGDTPVLDVYTGGERVVSGRRHRDETAAYADYRAALAQLLR from the coding sequence ATGACCGAAATGACGTTGTTCGCGGACCATGCCTACCTGCCCGACGGCTGGCGCCGCAACGTGCTGCTGCGCTGGGACGCGGCCGGCACGCTGACCGACGTGACGCCCGACACCGATGCGCCGGCAGGCGTCGCGCGCGCGGCCGGGCCCGTGCTGCCCGGCATGCCGAACCTGCATTCGCACGCGTTCCAGCGCGCGATGGCGGGGCTCACCGAATACCGTGCGAATCCCGCCGACAGCTTCTGGAGCTGGCGCGACCTGATGTACCGCTTCGCGCTGAAGATCACGCCCGACGCGCTCGCGGCGATCGCGCGCTGGCTGTACGTCGAGATGCTCAAGTGCGGCTATACGTCGGTGTGCGAATTTCACTACGTGCATCACGCGCAGGACGGCTCGCGCTATCCGCAGCTCGCGGAGCTCGGCACGCGCGTGATCGACGCGGCGCGCTCGGCCGGCATCGGCATCACGATGCTGCCCGTGTCGTACCAGTTCGCCGGCTTCGGCAACAAGCCGCCGCGCGACGACCAGCGCCGCTTCATCAACACGCCGGACGGCCTGCTCGAACTGCTCGACGCGATGCGCCGCGTCGCGCCCGAGCATGGCGGGCTGCGCTACGGCGTCGCGCCGCACTCGCTGCGCGCGGTGTCCGAGAACGGGCTGCGCGTGCTGCTCGACGGCCTGCCCGACGACGCGCCGGTGCATATCCACATCGCCGAGCAGACGGCCGAAGTCGACGATTGCGTGCGTGCGTACGGCGCGCGGCCTGTGCAATGGCTGCTCGATCGCTTCGACGTCAATGCGCGCTGGTGCCTCGTGCACGCGACGCACGTCGATGCGGCCGAAACGGCGGCGCTCGCGAAGCGTCGTGCGGTGGCGGGCCTGTGCCTGACCACCGAAGCGAACCTCGGCGACGGCGTGTTTCCGGCCGTCGACTATCTCGCGCAGGGCGGCGTGATCGGTGTCGGCTCGGACAGCCATGCGTCGGTCGACTGGCGCTCGGAGCTGCGCCTGCTCGAATACGGGCAGCGGCTCGTGCATCGCGCGCGCAACGTGCTCGCGAGCGACACGCAGGCGCATGTCGCCGACCGGCTGTTCGACGCGTCGCTCATGGGCGGCGCGCAGGCAAGCGGGCGGCGCATCGGTGCGCTGCGCGAAGGCTGCCGCGCCGACTGGCTCGTGCTCGATCCCGATCATCCCGCGATCGCCGAACACGGCAGCGCGGCGTGGCTGTCGGGCGCGGTGTTCGCCGAGCATGGCGATACGCCGGTGCTCGACGTGTACACCGGCGGCGAACGCGTCGTGAGCGGCCGCCGTCATCGCGACGAAACCGCTGCTTATGCCGACTACCGCGCCGCGCTGGCGCAACTGCTGCGCTGA
- the hutI gene encoding imidazolonepropionase, with protein sequence MKPTVWHHLRLCPHGHPDETLDDAAIAVDETGTIVWLGAFSALPHGYAHWQREDLHGAWVTPGLVDCHTHLVYGGTRADEFAQRLAGVSYEEIARQGGGIVSTVRATRAADETTLFVQAAARLQPLLAEGVSAIEIKSGYGLDLASERKMLRVARQLGERFPVSVYTTFLGAHALPPEYAGRADEYIDEVCERMLPTLADEGLVDAVDVFCERIGFSLAQTERVFEAATRRGLPVKLHAEQLSNAGGTALAARYRALSADHLEFLDEAGIEAMKAAGTVAVLLPGAYYFIRETQLPPIELLRKHGVPIALATDHNPGTSPLESLLLTLNMGCTLFRMTVPEVLQGVTRHAAAALGRADRHGALEIGRQADFAVWSVGSLAELAYWIGRPLCEQVVRGGATVFRRMNG encoded by the coding sequence ATGAAACCGACTGTCTGGCATCACCTGAGGCTGTGTCCGCACGGCCACCCCGACGAAACCCTCGACGACGCGGCGATCGCCGTCGACGAAACCGGCACGATCGTGTGGCTCGGCGCGTTCTCCGCGCTGCCGCACGGTTACGCGCACTGGCAGCGGGAAGACCTGCACGGCGCGTGGGTGACGCCGGGCCTCGTCGACTGCCACACGCACCTCGTGTACGGCGGCACGCGCGCCGACGAGTTCGCGCAGCGCCTCGCCGGCGTCAGCTACGAGGAGATCGCGCGGCAGGGTGGCGGGATCGTGTCGACGGTGCGCGCGACGCGCGCGGCCGACGAGACGACGCTGTTCGTGCAGGCCGCCGCACGTCTGCAGCCGCTGCTCGCGGAAGGCGTGAGCGCGATCGAGATCAAGTCGGGTTACGGGCTCGACCTCGCGAGCGAGCGCAAGATGCTGCGCGTCGCGCGCCAGCTCGGCGAGCGCTTCCCGGTCAGCGTCTACACGACGTTCCTCGGCGCGCACGCACTGCCGCCGGAATATGCGGGCCGCGCGGACGAATACATCGATGAGGTATGCGAACGGATGCTGCCGACGCTGGCCGACGAAGGCCTCGTCGATGCGGTCGACGTGTTCTGCGAGCGCATCGGCTTTTCGCTCGCGCAGACCGAGCGCGTGTTCGAGGCCGCGACGCGGCGCGGCCTGCCGGTGAAGCTGCACGCGGAGCAGTTGTCGAACGCGGGCGGCACCGCGCTGGCCGCGCGGTATCGCGCGCTGTCCGCCGACCACCTCGAATTTCTCGACGAAGCCGGCATCGAGGCGATGAAGGCGGCCGGCACGGTCGCCGTGCTGCTGCCGGGCGCGTACTACTTCATCCGCGAAACGCAATTGCCGCCGATCGAGCTGCTGCGCAAGCATGGCGTGCCGATCGCGCTCGCGACCGATCACAACCCCGGCACGTCGCCGCTCGAATCGCTGCTGCTGACGCTGAACATGGGCTGCACGCTGTTCCGGATGACGGTGCCCGAGGTGCTGCAGGGCGTGACGCGCCATGCGGCCGCGGCGCTCGGCCGAGCTGATCGGCACGGTGCGCTCGAGATCGGTCGCCAGGCAGATTTCGCGGTCTGGTCGGTCGGCTCGCTGGCGGAGCTCGCTTACTGGATCGGCCGCCCGCTGTGCGAGCAGGTCGTGCGCGGTGGTGCGACGGTGTTTCGCCGGATGAACGGCTAG
- a CDS encoding HutD/Ves family protein: MTALDQAPVHAAMIRAADLVASPWKNGGGVTREIAAFSSRGTSGGAVPGAALDAFAWRVSVADVDAAGPFSRFDGVDRTLVLLSGAGMTLTEAGGARHVLDVPLARADFAGETAIDATLHDGPTRDFNLMTRRSAARGTVDVWRAGTHRVERADTVLLFCASGAVGVEIDGAHYALQEMDTLRLDGPRRAFDVVVSGGGALLAVSLAVGARD; the protein is encoded by the coding sequence ATGACGGCGCTCGACCAGGCGCCGGTGCACGCAGCGATGATTCGCGCAGCGGATCTCGTTGCGTCGCCGTGGAAGAACGGCGGCGGCGTGACGCGCGAAATCGCGGCATTTTCGTCGCGCGGAACGTCCGGCGGTGCGGTGCCGGGCGCCGCGCTCGATGCGTTCGCGTGGCGCGTGAGCGTCGCGGACGTCGACGCGGCCGGGCCGTTCTCGCGTTTCGACGGCGTCGACCGCACGCTCGTGCTGCTGTCCGGCGCGGGCATGACGCTCACGGAAGCGGGCGGCGCACGCCATGTGCTCGACGTGCCGCTCGCCCGTGCGGATTTCGCCGGCGAAACGGCGATCGACGCGACGCTGCACGACGGCCCGACCCGCGACTTCAACCTGATGACGCGCCGCTCGGCCGCGCGCGGGACCGTCGACGTGTGGCGCGCAGGCACGCACCGCGTCGAGCGCGCCGATACCGTGCTGCTGTTCTGCGCGAGCGGCGCGGTCGGCGTCGAGATCGACGGCGCGCATTACGCGCTGCAGGAAATGGACACGCTGCGGCTCGACGGGCCGCGGCGTGCGTTTGACGTCGTCGTGAGCGGAGGCGGCGCGCTGCTCGCCGTGTCGCTCGCCGTCGGCGCACGAGACTGA
- the hutU gene encoding urocanate hydratase, giving the protein MNHPKHIDPRLDPTRTIRAPRGSEKVCKTWLAEAAYRMIQNNLDPEVAEHPHALVVYGGIGRAARNWECYDQILASLKDLEDNETLLIQSGKPVGVFRTHPDAPRVLLANSNLVPHWANWDHFHELDRKGLMMYGQMTAGSWIYIGSQGIVQGTYETFFSVANQHFNGDPSGRWILTGGLGGMGGAQPLAATMAGFSMIAVECDETRIDFRLKTRYVDKKATTLDEALGMIDEAKRTGKPVSVGLLGNAADVFAELVKRGVTPDCVTDQTSAHDPINGYLPQGWTVAQWREAQKVDPQSIVKVAKQSMAEQVRAMLTLQERGAATLDYGNNIRQMALEMGVENAFDFPGFVPAYIRPLFCEGKGPFRWVALSGDPEDIYKTDQKVKELIPDDAHLHNWLDMARERIAFQGLPARICWVGVKDRYRLGQAFNEMVKNGELKAPIVIGRDHLDTGSVASPNRETESMKDGSDAVSDWPLLNALLNTAGGASWVSLHHGGGVGMGFSQHSGVVIVADGTAEAHERLGRVLLNDPATGVMRHADAGYELAQQTAREVGLKLPMLGR; this is encoded by the coding sequence ATGAACCATCCGAAACACATCGATCCCCGTCTCGATCCGACGCGCACGATCCGCGCACCGCGCGGCAGCGAGAAGGTCTGCAAGACCTGGCTGGCCGAAGCGGCCTACCGGATGATCCAGAACAACCTGGATCCGGAAGTCGCCGAGCATCCGCACGCGCTCGTCGTGTACGGCGGCATCGGCCGCGCGGCGCGCAACTGGGAATGCTACGACCAGATCCTCGCGTCGCTGAAGGATCTCGAGGACAACGAAACGCTGCTGATCCAGTCGGGCAAGCCGGTCGGCGTGTTCCGCACGCACCCGGATGCGCCGCGCGTGCTGCTCGCGAACTCGAACCTCGTGCCGCACTGGGCGAACTGGGATCACTTCCACGAGCTCGACCGCAAGGGCCTGATGATGTACGGCCAGATGACGGCCGGCAGCTGGATCTACATCGGCAGCCAGGGTATCGTGCAGGGCACCTATGAGACGTTCTTCTCGGTCGCGAACCAGCACTTCAACGGCGACCCGTCGGGCCGCTGGATCCTGACGGGCGGCCTGGGCGGCATGGGCGGCGCGCAGCCGCTGGCCGCGACGATGGCAGGTTTCTCGATGATCGCGGTCGAATGCGACGAGACGCGCATCGACTTCCGCCTGAAGACCCGCTACGTCGACAAGAAGGCGACGACGCTCGACGAAGCGCTCGGCATGATCGACGAAGCGAAGCGCACCGGCAAGCCGGTCTCGGTCGGCCTGCTCGGCAACGCGGCCGACGTGTTCGCGGAACTCGTCAAGCGCGGCGTCACGCCGGATTGCGTGACCGACCAGACGAGCGCGCACGACCCGATCAACGGCTACCTGCCGCAAGGCTGGACCGTCGCGCAATGGCGCGAGGCGCAGAAGGTCGATCCGCAAAGCATCGTGAAGGTCGCGAAGCAGTCGATGGCCGAGCAGGTGCGCGCGATGCTGACGCTGCAGGAACGCGGCGCGGCCACGCTCGACTACGGCAACAACATCCGCCAGATGGCGCTGGAAATGGGCGTCGAGAACGCATTCGACTTCCCGGGCTTCGTGCCGGCCTATATCCGCCCGCTGTTCTGCGAAGGCAAGGGTCCGTTCCGCTGGGTCGCGCTGTCGGGCGATCCGGAAGACATCTACAAGACCGACCAGAAGGTGAAGGAGCTGATCCCCGACGATGCGCACCTGCACAACTGGCTCGACATGGCACGTGAGCGCATCGCGTTCCAGGGCCTGCCGGCACGGATCTGCTGGGTCGGCGTGAAGGATCGCTATCGCCTCGGCCAGGCGTTCAACGAGATGGTGAAGAACGGCGAACTGAAGGCCCCGATCGTGATCGGCCGCGACCACCTCGACACCGGTTCGGTCGCGAGCCCGAACCGCGAGACGGAATCGATGAAGGACGGTTCGGACGCCGTGAGCGACTGGCCGCTGCTGAACGCACTGCTGAACACCGCGGGCGGCGCATCGTGGGTGTCGCTGCACCACGGCGGTGGCGTCGGGATGGGCTTCTCGCAGCACTCGGGCGTCGTGATCGTCGCCGACGGTACCGCCGAAGCGCACGAGCGTCTCGGCCGCGTGCTGCTGAACGATCCGGCGACGGGCGTGATGCGCCATGCGGATGCCGGCTACGAACTCGCGCAGCAGACGGCCCGCGAAGTCGGCCTGAAGCTGCCGATGCTCGGCCGCTGA